The following proteins come from a genomic window of Theileria equi strain WA chromosome 2 map unlocalized gcontig_1105316255037, whole genome shotgun sequence:
- a CDS encoding 26S proteasome subunit 4, putative (encoded by transcript BEWA_039830A), whose product MGNANGGFNFNSDGKNDENNSKPNNNSQPVTFGKRKRKMLRQLAPVRIPSVMPVTKCRLRLLKLERIKDYLLLEEEYLTNKSLHKPVKAKTQDDLIKLDDIRGSPMSVGTLEEIIDENHAIVTSSIGPEYYVNILSFVDKELLEPGCSVLLHNKTNSIVGILLDDVDPLITVMKVEKAPLESYDDIGGLEDQIQEIKEAVELPLTRPELYDDIGIKPPKGVILYGPPGTGKTLLAKAVANETSATFLRVVGSELIQKYLGEGPKLVREMFKVAEDNAPSIIFIDEIDAIGTKRYDATSGGEKEIQRTMLELLNQLDGFDSQADVKVIMATNKIESLDPALIRPGRIDRKIQLPNPDSKTKKKIFEIHTAKMTMSKDVNLDEFVMNKDDLSGADIKAMCTEAGLIALRERRMQITQEDLKNAREKVLYQKKGNVPDGLYM is encoded by the exons atgGGAAACGCCAACGGGGGATTCAACTTTAATTCTG ATGGAAAGAACGATGAGAACAACAGTAAGCCTAATAACAACAGCCAGCCAGTCACCTTTGGCAAGCGCAAGAGGAAGATGCTCAGGCAGCTGGCTCCAGTTCGCATCCCATCAGTCATGCCCGTGACCAAATGCCGCTTGAGGCTGCTAAAGTTGGAGCGAATAAAGGACTACCTGTTGCTCGAGGAAGAG TATCTGACAAACAAGTCCCTTCACAAGCCAGTGAAGGCCAAGACACAAGATGAtttgataaagttggaCGATATTAGGGGCTCCCCAATGAGTGTTGGCACTTTGGAGGAAATAATCGACGAGAATCACGCGATCGTCACCTCCTCCATTGGCCCAGAGTACTATGTCAATATTTTATCCTTTGTAGACAAGGAGCTCCTGGAACCTGGATGCTCTGTGCTATTGCACAACAAGACAAACTCCATTGTTGGTATATTGTTGGACGATGTAGATCCACTAATCACGGTCATGAAGGTAGAAAAGGCGCCTCTAGAGTCGTATGACGACATTGGAGGTCTAGAGGACCAAATTCAGGAAATTAAAGAGGCTGTTGAGCTTCCACTCACAAGGCCTGAATTGTATGATGATATCGGAATTAAGCCTCCCAAGGGTGTCATTCTATACGGACCGCCTGGAACTGGAAAGACCCTTTTGGCAAAGGCTGTTGCAAACGAGACATCCGCAACATTTTTGCGCGTTGTAGGATCAGAGTTGATCCAAAAGTACCTGGGAGAAGGACCAAAACTAGTCCGTGAAATGTTCAAGGTTGCAGAGGATAATGCACCctccattatttttattgatgaaattgaCGCCATTGGAACAAAGAGATACGACGCAACAAGCGGAGGTGAAAAGGAAATTCAGCGTACTATGCTTGAACTTTTGAACCAGCTTGATGGTTTCGATTCTCAGGCTGACGTCAAGGTCATTATGGCTACAAATAAAATTGAGTCTCTTGATCCCGCTCTCATTCGTCCCGGTCGTATCGATCGTAAAATTCAACTTCCCAATCCGGATTCCAAGAccaagaagaagattttTGAGATTCACACTGCGAAAATGACAATGAGCAAGGACGTGAATTTGGACGAATTTGTAATGAACAAGGACGATTTAAGTGGCGCTGATATCAAGGCCATGTGCACCGAAGCTGGACTAATTGCCCTGCGTGAGAGAAGGATGCAAATTACCCAGGAGGACCTCAAGAATGCCAGGGAGAAGGTGCTATATCAAAAGAAGGGCAATGTCCCCGATGGGCTCTACATGTAA
- a CDS encoding conserved hypothetical protein (encoded by transcript BEWA_039840A), with protein MDPLETSQKDPYDEAEAKVRKHIRKAIVLQSQLNTENRDSSSNVESTAKRTELQTICSRIESDIGELQKVIQAIENNPKRYKISKSLLESRKETIEEFKSKVKGIKSIGNAYGGRPGTSYSKDYSQAQLQYQQDVISQQDMHIDQLHGSAYNLHTQAMAVNAEIKSQNRLINDIESGMEDTQLQIGTLGKKLARYLDTNNPSLLRLILILCAIASALVVVLLIF; from the exons ATGGATCCCCTCGAGACCTCGCAAAAGGATCCATACGACGAGGCTGAAGC AAAGGTCCGAAAACACATAAGAAAGGCCATTGTGCTTCAATCACAGTTGAATACAGAGAATCG GGACTCGAGTTCAAATGTGGAATCAACGGCGAAAAGGACGGAACTGCAGACCATTTGCAGCAGAATTGAATCGGACATTGGGGAGCTGCAAAAGGTCATTCAGGCAATTGAAAATAACCCAAAGAGATACAAGATATCAAAGTCTCTGCTAGAGTCCAGGAAGGAGACTATTGAAGAATTTAAATCTAAAGTTAAAGGCATAAAG AGCATCGGAAATGCGTATGGAGGAAGACCTGGAACGAGCTACTCCAAGGACTACTCCCAAGCACAATTACAGTATCAACAG GATGTGATTAGTCAACAGGACATGCACATTGATCAGCTCCATGGATCAGCCTATAATCTACACACACAGGCCATGGCAGTGAATGCTGAGATAAAGAGTCAAAATAG GCTAATAAATGACATTGAGAGTGGCATGGAGGATACACAATTGCAAATTGGTACTCTCGGGAAAAAGCTAGCACGTTATTTAGACACCAACAACCCATCACTTTTGCGTTTAATTTTGATTTTGTGCGCAATTGCTTCCGCTCTGGTTGTTGTGCTGttaattttttaa
- a CDS encoding conserved hypothetical protein (encoded by transcript BEWA_039850A), with product MAQNGGLQKGAMFMAGLTLLQSLRVALTGAKFALDRFKIPQQYASSFINMVHNPMELATFTGIFIINALTWTSCFKNYVKAFTAIVTNVTLCCSFVLLLYAFTSGGEQGDLTSYYWTIVFVSFVYGLNVATVMTVASADAALFNMGIPLSGIQVSIYYYVFTKLAERYQWSNVSYWIIFWQLIIAIVIAAASAALWIYAYGNGASGDTPPQEPFGEGLGKAWSPILMGVVGMGGIYAFYPAIAPYKLTDVGTGYKIDLVVLFMSAVPGIAIAIATLYLEQDGPHKPWDGGNWGWHGTWFFAIPHILAMLLCFFTLHYPDSGVASSIKSSGLRVGVITVTLKFCEESLKAVSYAGASKQVGKYCTKNCQTGTCQCNCSGGGACKPNLCTSTNCQCCKDNDGGAISSFNTFTSQFLMIVLAFTGDGYLKTYSKYEHDRSKWPTRDCGFFKSLGYWTWNGMKVACKSVKSSFTKNVRCKVLGKSEALLIVYADEEF from the coding sequence ATGGCACAGAATGGAGGACTTCAGAAaggcgccatgtttatggcagggctgactctgttgcagtctctccgtgtggctttaactggagcaaagtttgcacttgatagatttaaaattccgCAGCAGTATgccagttcgttcattaacatggttcataatcctatggagttggcaacgtttactggcatttttattataaatgcTCTAACATGGACGTCCTGCTTCAAGAATTATGTGAAGGCCTTTACTGCCATTGTAACAAATGTGACACTATGTTGTTCCTTTGTTCTACTTCTCTATGCATTCACTTCTGGGGGAGAACAGGGAGATCTTACCTCCTATTACTGGACTATTGTCTTCGTCTCATTTGTTTATGGGCTTAATGTGGCAACCGTAATGACTGTTGCAAGTGCAGATGCTGCTCTTTTCAATATGGGAATCCCTCTTTCTGGTATCCAAGTTTCTATCTATTACTATGTCTTCACTAAGCTTGCTGAGAGGTATCAGTGGTCAAACGTTAGTTACTGGATCATTTTTTGGCAACTCATAATAGCAATAGTGATTGCGGCAGCCTCCGCTGCTCTCTGGATATATGCTTATGGTAATGGTGCTAGTGGTGATACTCCCCCTCAAGAACCATTTGGTGAGGGTCTTGGCAAAGCTTGGTCTCCAATTCTTATGGGTGTGGTAGGTATGGGTGGTATATATGCCTTTTATCCAGCTATTGCTCCTTACAAGTTGACAGATGTTGGTACTGGTTACAAGATTGATCTCGTTGTTTTATTCATGAGTGCTGTTCCTGGCATTGCTATTGCCATAGCAACTTTATACCTAGAGCAGGATGGTCCACATAAACCATGGGATGGAGGTAATTGGGGATGGCATGGTACTTGGTTCTTTGCAATTCCACATATTCTTGCCATGTTATTGTGCTTTTTTACACTTCACTACCCTGATAGTGGAGTAGCGAGTTCTATAAAGAGTAGTGGTTTAAGGGTTGGAGTCATTACTGTGACcttaaagttttgtgaagAATCGCTAAAAGCAGTATCTTATGCCGGAGCTAGCAAACAAgtaggtaaatactgcacaAAAAACTGCCAAACCGGAACTTGCCAATGCAACTGCAGTGGAGGAGGAGCCTGTAAACCCAACCTATGTACATCTACTAACTGccaatgctgtaaagaCAATGATGGTGGTGCTATATCCTCTTTTAACACATTTACTTCACAATTCTTAATGATCGttttggcctttactggagatggttacCTGAAGACCTATTCcaaatatgaacatgatCGGAGTAAGTGGCCTACTAGAGACTGTGGGTTCTTTAAGTCCTTAGGATACTGGACAtggaatggaatgaaggtGGCCTGCAAGAGTGTTAAGTCCTCttttaccaagaatgttagatgtaaagttttaggtaaatcagaggctTTGCTCATTGTATATGCAGACGAGGAATTTTAG
- a CDS encoding hypothetical protein (encoded by transcript BEWA_039860A), producing the protein MTGTHTCTRGESVDIDIGKTDAGGGYRDHCRNTIKVEKRDSPSGLNGYKRYTHTFSRSCYVGGIYYNGVHQSSIKVTDAGLYKRKVTDAGLYKRKVTVYYLSYDDSNVLPLIVGLEKTWLTDQYYYYKKDDYFATSDQWKDEDRSVSQETQLHPKLPGISTKVKELVVLNLTKPNGTYYANGDQSRTPPTNPTLKIKVTEPPETIHTIYKRYKHSPVTKDTSTIRLLSTKTTSTNIPFESPIYRNEYSEAHVYFWEGDNRHRNPLLLELKPTSGASSYYILSGGVGKKWSHISVTPSEVIKVLDRENCRHNGAHIIDISKKGSYGRYISYPCPGCSSKWIGLSNHGTDYSYYYHYLHGGSSIRGFKDGPTEQSGITFSGRISSVFVYNYPSGPEGIPLLICLPYTYNSWFERTSVDSNTWKSVGGSKPTSTFDKEKILKILKAILPTVVINIGQGTGLSSHGSSITYSDSSEQIEATRQDLTGSFSSLSHSVKGKSTFILGGIKHNGFPLQGIPQNLVVKNVKAYYEGQDPENKEKLLVVGLEKRDTGSRNNHVYYSRETKTSIWKPDLQKNTKSGAPPLTTQLREIKEKLSAGKSQKSNGNESNAGAIAGGVFGSLTSGTAVGLGIWKGPAIVRSIITTFITSV; encoded by the coding sequence ATGACTGGTACTCATACCTGTACCAGAGGAGAATCGGTTGACATTGACATTGGCAAAACAGACGCCGGTGGAGGATATAGGGATCATTGTCGTAATACCATAAAAGTTGAGAAGAGGGACTCACCTTCAGGTCTTAATGGCTACAAGAGATACACGCACACATTCAGTAGATCGTGTTATGTTGGtggaatatattacaatgGAGTACACCAGAGTAGTATAAAGGTAACTGATGCAGGCCTCTATAAAAGAAAGGTAACTGATGCAGGCCTCTATAAAAGAAAGGTAACTGTATACTATCTGAGCTATGATGATAGTAATGTACTCCCCCTAATAGTGGGACTTGAAAAGACTTGGCTTACAGATCAGTATTACTACTACAAAAAGGATGACTATTTTGCAACTTCCGACCAATGGAAAGATGAAGATAGAAGTGTTAGTCAAGAAACTCAACTTCATCCAAAACTTCCAGGAATTAGTACTAAGGTAAAGGAACTTGTTGTACTAAATCTCACTAAACCTAATGGCACCTACTATGCCAATGGAGATCAGAGCCGAACTCCACCAACAAATCCAACTCTTAAAATTAAAGTCACTGAGCCTCCAGAAACTATCCATACAATCTATAAAAGGTACAAGCATAGTCCTGTTACCAAAGATACATCTACTATAAGACTCCTTTCTACCAAAACTACCTCTACGAACATACCATTTGAATCACCTATATATAGAAATGAATATAGTGAAGCTCATGTTTATTTCTGGGAGGGTGATAACAGACACAGAAATCCCCTGTTACTGGAACTTAAGCCAACATCAGGTGCTTCCTCATACTATATACTTTCTGGTGGAGTAGGTAAAAAGTGGAGCCATATTTCTGTAACTCCCTCAGAAGTGATAAAGGTACTTGACAGGGAAAATTGTAGACATAATGGAGCTCAtattatagacatttcaaaaaaGGGTAGTTATGGTCGTTACATCTCTTATCCTTGTCCTGGTTGTAGTTCTAAGTGGATTGGACTTTCCAACCATGGTACAGATTATTCTTATTACTATCATTATCTTCATGGTGGTAGCTCCATTCGCGGATTCAAGGATGGTCCGACAGAACAATCCGGAATAACATTCTCAGGTAGAATATCTAGTGTGTTTGTGTATAACTATCCAAGCGGGCCCGAAGGAATCCCACTCTTGATTTGCCTTCCATATACATACAATAGCTGGTTTGAGAGGACCTCTGTAGATTCTAATACATGGAAGTCAGTAGGAGGTAGTAAACCAACATCTACATTTGATAAGGAAAAGATACTAAAGATTTTAAAGGCCATATTGCCAACTGTTGTCATAAATATTGGACAGGGCACTGGTCTTTCCAGTCATGGAAGTTCTATTACATACTCTGATAGTTCTGAACAGATTGAGGCTACGAGGCAGGATCTGACTGGCAGTTTCTCAAGCCTCTCTCATTCTGTTAAAGGTAAATCTACTTTTATACTTGGTGGAATCAAACACAACGGTTTCCCTCTACAAGGTATACCACAAAATCTAGTcgttaaaaatgtaaaagCGTACTATGAGGGGCAAGATCCTGAGAATAAAGAGAAGCTTCTAGTGGTTGGCTTGGAGAAAAGAGATACTGGTTCTCGTAACAACCATGTGTATTATAGTAGAGAAACTAAGACATCTATATGGAAACCGGATTTACAGAAGAATACTAAATCAGGTGCCCCTCCTCTTACTACTCAACTTAGGGAGATAAAGGAAAAGCTTAGTGCTGGGAAAAGTCAAAAATCTAACGGTAATGAATCTAATGCAGGTGCTATAGCTGGTGGTGTTTTTGGAAGTCTTACTAGTGGAACTGCCGTAGGCCTTGGAATCTGGAAGGGACCTGCTATAGTAAGGAGCATAATTACAACCTTCATTACTTCCGTATAG
- a CDS encoding conserved hypothetical protein (encoded by transcript BEWA_039870A), translating into MHFNSLFSLDTVGEGFVEPNEESDEDTSSINIKNADAADSNADHKLDWIKISSASQIRDLHNVRHKLSPEDIENYRKLTLEIRKFLYNSMVGEDFCVSCETHAGIDENEAIEVEEERNESQNAEKNAAGSAGKGLEARVTSNVSSMEIISDDDDEVISNISDSDSSKADSLESLENKEVVKVEDVPNDPSYIFLCISPAKLNRIVKDMAHVQMRTFFASFPRSFKISTGNVGSDVLTMGNRYYLSTGNNTSLNDTASALTPETCGHSLYLSHLYQRQRTVCYFCGLLHCARSASSKNPCSFQRCPKCMLSHKWSKNLCRENGSALHRALDENNWRKKRRNVWSSQPKRIKMMCPCFFCANGGEANFKCQGLSCKAGESTLWRRCIELLGTRELEYEKRKKPQLFLHLKKKDFVFN; encoded by the coding sequence ATGCATTTCAACTCGCTCTTTTCACTCGACACGGTCGGTGAAGGTTTCGTTGAGCCAAATGAAGAGTCGGATGAGGATACTTCGAGCATAAACATCAAAAACGCCGACGCTGCGGACAGCAACGCTGACCATAAACTCGATTGGATCAAAATATCGTCAGCATCGCAAATCAGGGACCTGCATAACGTCAGACACAAGTTATCTCCCGAGGACATTGAGaattatcgcaaattaACGCTGGAAATACGAAAGTTTCTCTACAATTCAATGGTAGGCGAAGATTTCTGTGTATCCTGTGAGACACACGCAGGAATTGATGAAAACGAGGCCATTGAAGTTGAGGAGGAGCGGAACGAATCCCAAAATGCGGAGAAGAATGCCGCCGGGTCGGCCGGAAAAGGTCTAGAAGCCAGGGTCACGTCCAACGTTTCCTCCATGGAGATCATTTCAGACGATGACGACGAGGTGATATCAAACATCTCAGATTCTGACTCTTCCAAGGCAGATTCGCTCGAATCCCTGGAGAACAAGGAAGTTGTAAAGGTGGAGGATGTCCCCAATGATCCATCGTATATCTTTTTGTGCATCTCCCCCGCCAAGTTAAATCGCATAGTAAAGGACATGGCACACGTACAAATGCGTACCTTCTTTGCTTCCTTTCCACGGTCCTTTAAAATCTCTACTGGCAACGTTGGCTCGGACGTACTAACCATGGGCAATCGCTACTATCTCTCAACTGGAAACAACACTAGTCTCAACGATACAGCATCAGCGTTGACCCCGGAAACGTGCGGTCATTCTCTCTACCTCTCGCATCTCTACCAGCGTCAACGCACAGTTTGTTACTTTTGCGGTTTGCTACATTGCGCGAGGAGCGCCTCTAGCAAGAATCCATGCAGTTTTCAGAGGTGTCCAAAGTGCATGCTATCTCACAAGTGGAGCAAAAATTTGTGCAGAGAAAATGGTTCCGCACTTCACCGTGCATTGGATGAAAACAACTGGAGAAAAAAGAGAAGAAACGTTTGGAGTTCACAGCCCAAACGCATAAAAATGATGTGCCCGTGTTTCTTTTGTGCAAACGGAGGAGAGGCAAACTTTAAATGTCAAGGTCTATCTTGCAAGGCGGGTGAGAGCACGCTCTGGAGGAGGTGCATTGAACTTTTGGGGACGAGGGAACTAGAATATGAAAAGAGAAAAAAGCCACAATTGTTCCTACACCTCAAAAAGAAGGATTTTGTATTCAATTGA